In the Syntrophus aciditrophicus SB genome, CGGTCACACGGAAACATTTTCCCGGCGCCAAGGCGCTTTCCCTCAAGGCGGCACTGGCGGGAGGCGCCAGCATCCACAGGCTCGGCCTCTCGGACTCCATCCTGGCCTTCGAGCAGCACCGGGTATTTGCCGGTACCGATGATGACTTTCTCTCTCTGATTCCTGCCATGGCCCGTGAATTTCCAGAGAAAAAGATCGCCGTGGAAACGGATTCCCCGGAAGAGGGACTGTCTTTCGTCCGGGCGGGCGCCCATGTGGTGCAGTGCGAAAGGTTCACATTCGAAGAGCTTGCAGAGTTCGTTTCTGCAGCAAAGCAGCTCAATCCGTCCCTGGAAATATCCGCCGCGGGGGGAATCAACGCATCCAACGCTGCAGAATACGCGGCCACAGGGGTCGATTTCCTGGTGACTTCATGGATTTATTTTGGAAAACCGGAAGATGTAAAAGTGCGGATGACGTGCGAGAGATATGAAGGAGAGAGAGAAAAGGTTCTGAAGTTCTCTTCGGGTCATTACAATACGGTTCAGTGCAATGGATGATCCGAGTAGATTTCGAATAAAAATCGTGATAGTCAGCATAAGCATGGGCACTGGCGAAAGTTTCTTTGATCTGCCGGAGAACATGGTCCCGAATTTTTGAAAGGGTTATATGCTGAAAGCCATTTTTTCCCCATTTCGGGGCAAAGGATTACTATGAAAGACAGTTTTGGACGTCAGATTAATTATCTGCGGATTTCGGTCACGGATCGCTGCAACTTGAGGTGCCGCTACTGCATGCCGGAGGAAGGCATTGAAAGCAAACTGGGACATGAAGGAGTATTGAGCCTGGAAGCGTTCGCGCGCGTCGTTCGGCTTGCAGCCCAGGTCGGAATCCGCAAGGTGCGACTGACGGGGGGAGAGCCGCTGGTCCGCAGAAACATCCCGCAATTGATTCGCTACATCGCCGATGTTCCACAGATCGACGATATTGCATTGACAACCAACGGGATTCTGTTTGCCCCTATGGCGGAAGAATTAAAAGCTGCAGGACTCAACCGCGTCAACATCAGCCTGGACAGTTTCAAGGAGGACCGGTTCCGTTTTATCACCCGGGTTGGAAATCTGGATCAGGCGAAAAAGGCGATTTTCAAGGCGTTGGAGCTGAAGATGAATCCGGTGAAAATAAATACGGTAGTCATCAGGGGATTTAACGATGATGAGATTCTGGATTTTGCCCGCCTCGCTTATGATTATCCTCTGCACGTCCGTTTCATCGAGTTTATGCCGGTTGGAGACCTTCTTTACTGGAAAAAGGACCGTTTGATGAAAACAGATGAGATCCTGGAGATGGTGAAAAAGCAGTTTCTCCTGACCCGCTTCAAAGATATCCGAGGCAGTGGCCCGGCAAGATATTATAAAGCGGAAGGCGGCAAGGGTTCGATCGGTTTCATCAGCCCCATGAGCAACCACTTCTGCGCTCAATGCAATCGGATTCGAATGACAGCCGACGGGATGATTCGAGGTTGTCTGTACGACAAAAGGGAAGTTAATTTAAGACCTTCGCTGGAAAACGGCAGTGATGAAGAAATCCTGAATCTCCTTATTGAAACCATTACGCAAAAACCGGCCCGGCACATGATGGACAGCGGCTGGGGAGCGAAAAATGAACGCAAGATGTTTCAAATAGGCGGTTAGCATCCTGTCGGACCTGACCGGGAAATGACTTCATTATGTCGATTGCTCAATCCTTTTCCGTCATCCCCCATCAATAAGATCCTCTGAAGACATCTGAAAATTATTCGCGGACAACTTCCACCAGGACCTGATTCCGGTCATCTCTCCTGATTCATGCATAACAGTTATTATCAGTCGCCAACTATTCAATATATTAATTTTACGAATTCTCATACGTTTCATATAGGTTGCCACGTTCCAGAAAATTCTGGACGAATTTCAAACCACACCAGGAATCAATGGAAGGAGAAACGGAATGAAGGAAATAAAGAATGGTTGTCCTAACCTAAAATTGATCAGGGGCGTGGACTTGCGCTAGCCCAAAATTGACCACCCCAGAGCACCAGAGACCTGCTAAGAGGATGTGGTATTCCAGATCTTTCAAAGCAGGAAGAAGCGAACCGGGCAAGGAAAAAGCAAAAACCTCCAATGGATCGCCCAAAGTCTTCGTCTCTTGCCCGATCCGGTGGTCGGCGTTATGGATAGGCCGCAAAGCAAACCGGCTGACTTCTATCGTGAATTGGGAGAACTCTTCGGAGTGGGATTGACGCCCTTGAATCGCTATGACGGCTTCAAGGCCCTGCAAACAAAATGCAAAAATCACTGCCTATCCACGCTGGGCCGTCTGGTGCTGCTCATCAACGAAGCTCAGGAAGTATCGTCATCCTGTCTGACCGAACTGCGACTGCTGCAAAGCGCCACCTTCGATTCGGAAAGTATCCTATATACCATCCTTTGCGGCGGCGAATGTCTACCGGAACGGTTCCGCACCCCGGAACTTCTCCCCCTGGGAAGCCGTATCCGAGTCCGACTCCAACTGGCGCCCGCTAACTCCGGAACAACTCCGGGAATACATCAGCTTCTCCCTGGAGCAGGCCGGAAACCCACACCTGATGACCCGGGAGCTGATTCAATCCTTGATCGAACGTTTTCTTAAGGAACTTCCGCCCATTGATGGGGCACGTTGGCTGCTTGAGCGGAAATATGGCACCGTTTCTTGTTAAAGAACAAATAGTTAAGTACATTTAGGCTTGTGCGAAAGTTAAGCTTATATGCATAAGGCGGTTAAGTACAAATTATTGCCGCCCCCACTGCACCCATGATAGGATGGCGAAAAATTCATAAAGAGGGACGGCATATGCTCAAGGTGAACCTCAATGCGGGTAATCTTCGAATATGAATATGCAGAAGATCCTCCTGTTTGTGAAGTATCCGGAACCGGGGAAAGTCAAAACGAGACTGGAATCCCTTCTGGATCAAGCCGATATAGCCCGCCTTTATTTCTGCTTCGTTATGGATTTACTGGAAACTCTGGGCGGTACGGGTTGTCTTGTGGATATCATCTATGATCCACCGGAAAAGGAAAGAGAAATGGCACGCCTGTTCGGGGAGGGTTATGTTTATCGGCCGCAGGAAGGAACCGATTTAGGGGAGCGTATGAAAAATGCCTTTCAGAGTTCTTTTGCCGGGGGGATGACTTCGGTCGTGCTGATCGGGTCCGATCTGCCGGACCTGCCACGCTCTGTCTTGCGAGAGGCTTTTTCTTCCCTGGAAACGAAGGATGGCGTTCTCGGACCATCCGTCGATGGCGGGTATTATCTGGTCGGCTTCCGGAAGGGAGGGTTCTTCCCTGCGGTTTTTGACGGTATTCCGTGGAGTACGGATTTGGTCCTTTCAGAAACGATGAGGCGCTTCTCTGCCGCCGGACGAAGCATCTCTCTTCTTCCCTCGGGACGAGATCTGGATAATCCCGAGGATCTACAGGACTTTCGACGGCGGAATATGGCATCTCACTTCGCCCGTTTCCGGACGATGAATTTCCTGAATCAACTCGAATTTCCTGATTGAGCCCATGTGATCGATCCAGCTGAAAGATCCTGTAATTTTTCGAATCCTTTCATGGTCCATTATTCATCGGGCATCCATAAGCGCTGGCTCCTGTCTTGATGATGCCGTTGTCCCGAAGACGAGGGGAAACCCCCATCTTGTCTTTATACGGCCAAGTCCTTTCTGCAATTTACCAAGGAGGGTCAGGAACGGTCCCATAATGCCGTTGTTTTCCAGGCCCATGTGGCGTACTGCCGTTTCATAATACTGACCCTTTCCAAGCGGACAAACCCCGCACCCTTGCGTATTCGTAGCAAATCTTTTATAAAGGGCTCAACATCATCATGATGATGAAAGCGATATCCATGATCCTGCCATACTCAGTGATTATTCCTGTTTTCCGTGAATCGTCCTGCATAAAAGATACGATCAGACATGTCCTTGATGTGGCGGCAGGTGCTGTCATCGAGATTATCGTGGTAGACGGGGATCTTTCTGGAGGAACGATCCGGGAAATTCGCGACATCCGGAACGGCAGGGTGCGGAAGGTCCTGTCGGAAAAGGGGCGCGGGATGCAGCTCAACCGGGGGGCATCCCTGGCGCAGGGGGAAATTTTACTCTTTCTTCATGCCGACACCCGCCTTCCTGAAGGGGCCTTCGATAAAATCGCCGTTTCCATGAAAGACCAGCGGATTGTGGGAGGCGCCTTCCGGCTGGCTATCGACTCCCCGCGTCTTCCCTTCCGGCTCATCGAAAAATTTGTCGCCTGTCGATCCCGTATCCTGGGAATTCCTTACGGCGATCAGGGGATCTTTGTTCGGAAGGCCGCTTTTCAGACCCTCGAAGGATTCCGGAACGTCCCTATCATGGAGGACCTGGATCTCATGCGCCGCATTCGAAGGTGCAAAGGCCGCATCGTCATCCTTGATGATCCTGTCGTCACCTCCGCCCGCCGCTGGGAACAGGAAGGGATCCTTTACTGTACCCTGCGAAACTGGTGTCTTGTCCTGTTCTTTCTGCTAGGCGTTCCTCCGGAAAAACTTCTCAAATTTTATCCCTCCTCACGCACTGCGCCTCCCCGCGCCCGGTAAAGGTAGCTCCTTTCGCCTCTTCTATACTCATACCGTGAAGATTTTAGCGGCATCTCTTCCAGTCATTCCCTGCGGATTCATGCCATACGGTTATTTTAGACCGCTAACTATTCAATATAGTGATTTGACGCATTTCCTCTAATCTCGTATAGATTACCACGTTTCCGATCATCGGGAGCGAAAAAAGACCTCGGAAAAAGAAGGAGCAAGTTCGAAATTGTGGAATAGCATCGTCAGACTGCTTTCCTCCCTTTGGATCTACCGGGGAGTCCGCCTTGCCCTTGCAGTTCTGTTCATCTATGGCGGCATCGTCAAACTCCTGGATCCCCATGCCTTTGCCCGCACCATTTCCGCCTATGATCTCGTTCCGGACGCCCTATTGCCCGTTGTGGCCATTGGATTGCCCATTGTGGAACTCCTTGCGGGGCTTGCCCTCGTCTTTGACCTTCGGGGTAGTCTCGCAACGATTGCCGGGCTTTTTTTCCTTTTTCTGGCGGTCCTGGGTTACGGCATTCTCCAGAATCTGGACGTGGACTGCGGCTGCTTCGGAGCTGAGGAGCTGGACAAGCAAGCAGGTTTGCGGCTCGCCTTCTATCGGGACCTGGCTATGGCGGGTATCGTGATCCCTTATCTCTATCTTTCCCGTTGGATGCGCCTCAAAAAAGAGAAAGCCCCGGAAATTGGGCCGACAGAAAAAAATAAATTGTAAAGGAGAAGAAAGATGTTCAAAAAGAGAAGTGTATGGATACTGGCAACCCTCGCGGTCTTTTTGCTGGGGATTACAGGCAACGCCCTGGCGGCGTGGGGAACGAAGGAACTGCAGACGGAAAAGAGCGCCGTGGCGCTGGCCCGGGAAATGGACCGGGGAAATTACAAGCTCGTCACCACGGAAGAACTGAAAAGCTGGATGGACAAAAAGACCCCGATGCTGATCGTCGATACCATGCCTTATGAGGCAAGTTACAAGAAACAGCATGTTCCGGGAGCGGTGCAGATGGAATTTCCCATTCCGGAGATGACCACCCTGGATGACGGCAAGAAGGCCGCCTTGGAAAAGCTCCTGGGGCCGGACAAGAATCGCCTCGTCGTTTTCTACTGCGGCTTTGTGAAATGCACCCGGAGCCACAACGGCGCCATGTGGGCCGTGAAGCTGGGCTACAAGAACGTTTATCGCCACCCCGGCGGAATCATGGCCTGGGATCAGGCGGGCTATCCTGTGGAAAAAGTCAAATAGGGTAATGTCCTCGAATTTTAAGGGAGTTAAAACGATATGAGAGAACGGATTTCATCTATCCCCTGTCAGGATTTCTCCCGGCGGGATTTTCTTCGTTCTCTGCTGATCGCCAGTGGGGCTGTTCTTCTCGGACCGCAGGGTCTCCTGGAGGCAGCCCCCCTCCTTGCCGGAGGAAGGGACTGGCCTGGAGACTGGCCGACGTCCGGCAACCCCGTCATGGTGGACACGGCAAGGCGAATTGTTAAACTTTACACGAAGCTTCAGCTGCGTCACCTTACGGAGACGACTCCCCACTGGGGAATCGGTTATTCCGGGGGAAAGTTAGCCGACAAGTTCATTCTCGTGTCTCCGGCGGGACCAGTGGCCTTGCATGACGCCCTGGTCCGGATCAGAGCCAGAGCGGGGAACAATCTTCCCCTTGACGGTTACGGCAAATTTGTCGACGGGGATCGCCTGATCCTGTCTGCCCAATGGCCGGGCCTTCCGACACCGGTCGGCCTTAACGAGATCTTTTATGATTCGGCGGGGAAGGGGTTCGATATCCGTTTTGGCGGAAACAGGGCCATTGCGGCGGAAAAGAAAACGGGTTGCCTCACCTGCCTGGAATCCTGCCCGATCGGCATATCGAGCAATGCCGTCTATCCCCACCTCAGCACGCTGCAGCGGATGCTGCGCCCCACTTCTTCCTTCCGTGGGAAACCGGAGAGGCTTCCGAACAAAGAGGCCGTTCCGATCGTTGTCTTTTATCAGTTGGCTCCATAATCCGTCCCCCCTCGAAGTTCACGAAAATCTACAGAAATACCATACTTTCCCAGTCTGCCGCCCCCTGCAGCATTCCAACCACTGTTTCCTGCTGGTCCATGGCAATCCGGAGACAGACCCCGCAATCCGCGCTGATGTGCCGGGGAACGGGGATCAGTTTATGATCAATTTCCCAGTCCTTGAGGATCTTTTCCGCCTTCAGGACGTAGCTGACGGAAGGAAAGAGAAAAACGCAGTACTGTGGCGCATTCATTTCGGGTCTTCCTCCCTGTGCGGCCAGAGAGGGCATCGATTCAAGATGCACTCCTTGTTTTGGGGAAACTGTTCACAGGCGAGTGCTCGATCCGCTTTCAAGAATTTCCCCAGCTTTTCTTCGAGTATGCGCGAAGCCGCCTGAATGGCCAGCCAGGAATCCCTCTGGCAGCAGCGGGGCGCATCATAGGAGGCGATCTCCCCGAGCGCCTTCCGGGTCACCTGCTGAACAGTCTGTCTCTTTTCTCCATCGTAGGGGGTCGCCGCAGTCAGGACGGAAAAGGCGATCCCGACGCCAATCGCTGCGCCGCATGCCCCGAGGAAGGCGCAGGCCCCCCCGGCAATCGTTTGTCCCCGTTGGATTCCCGTGAGAATCTGTTCATCCGAAATATCGTCTCCGGAGTTTCGCAAGGCCGTCAAAATGACGGCGGGAACCAGTGAATGATGCTCGGGACCGTGGATCCGGAAATGAGGGTGGGACCGGATCGTCTGCATCAGTACGACAGCATCGGCTTCCCGGCTGTTCAGACAGACCTGCCGGATAATTCCCACGGCATCGGCGCTGTGGCAGGAATCGCAGACAAAATGACCGTTGACGCATTGGGTGTTGGCCGGCAGGGAGCGTCCGCAGTAAAAGCACGACAGGCTTCGGTCCACGTCAAAATAGAGAAGTTCAGCGCCGCAAAGCAGGCAGCCGGACCTGTGGGGGGCATCGTTCAAAACCGGCTTTTGAGAGGGCTGTTCCGGCGCCGCAAAGCAGGCGCAGGTCGGTTCGGTTTCAACCTCTTTCATAAGGGATTCAAAATCGGGAAAGTCATAGAGAACCGGCCGCTGGTTTTCCGCGGGCTTGACCGCCGAATAGGTGATGGAATGGAAATCGTACCCTTTCACCGTCCGGTAGGGGTATCCCGAGACGATCCTGCTGTGCGAAAATCCGAGGTCATTGAGCAGACCGAAAAGATCCAGGTAGCGCAGCGCACCGCCGATGCATTCCCCCCGCAGTTTCTCATTGTATTTGATTTCGAGGGGGATGTCCTGATTGCAGGTGATATCGGAGATGATCAGACGGCCTCCAGGTTTCAAAACCCGGAATATTTCCTGAAATACCCGGCGTTTGTCCGGAGAGAGGTTCAAAACGCAGTTGGAGATCACTAAATCCACGGATCGGTCGTCCAGGGGCAGGCTTTCCAGGAAAGCCTTTTTGAAGATGATGTTATCGTAGGAAAGACTTTCCGTCACCCGCACTTTGGTCTTTTCGGCAACGTCGAGCATGGCATCGCCCATATCGATGCCGATGACCCTTCCCTGAGGCCCGGTCAATCTGCCGGCAATAAAGCATTCGATTCCCGTGCCGCTTCCCAGATCGACGACGGATTCTCCTGGCTGTATATTGGCTTCCAGCACCGGTGATCCGCAGCCGTAACTCCGATAGCGCTTCTCTTCCGGAATGTGTGCAATCAGGCTTTCCTCATAGCAGATCGGGTTGAGGATATCTTCCTGGAGAGTTTCAGCCGCTCCGGAATAGAAGCGATTGACCTGGGTGTGGATATCGTGCCCCGGCAGGGTGAGCACGCAATTGGAATGGGTGAAGAACACGGCGCTGCCTTCGACAGGGCATTCCCCCAGCTTTTCCCCCATTTTCAGTTTGAAGGCGGGATAGCCGACCGTTTCGTATTGCCGGGCCTCGCGCACGATGAGCTCTTTGGCGATACTTGTGTAGAGTTCCCCATAGGGATCGTCCCCGGCAATTTGTCCGGAAGAAAGATAGCTGTGATCGATGTCGCCGCCGCCGATAATATATCGGAAAGGATTAGCCCGATAGACCTCGCTGGTATCCAGGGAGGCGTTGCGGACTGCTTTTAGAACGGGGCTGTTTTCCCATACCTCCTTCAGTCCTTCAGAGACAGGACCGCAGCGCATACCCTCCGTATAGACGAGCGCCGGCGTCGGGTAAACCTGGCCATCCGGCCCGATGGCCAGCGATTGCCAACCCGCATTGCTCAAATCATACCGCGTTCCGGGGCAGGAAAAGACCTGTGACCGGATACTTTCGATGTTGTCGATCTTTACTCCCAACCGATCCGCCCGTTCCCAGGCGGCTTTCAGGTGAAGGAAAATCTTGTCCGGATCGACAAAAAAACCCTCGTTTGCGTTACCTTTTCTGAAAAGCCAGAGGAAATGGACGTTGGAAACGCACTGACTGGAGGCAAAATCGATGATCCCTGCCATTTCCCCGACATTGGAACGGTTCACAGTCATGGAAAGGGTGATGGGAAAACCGAGTTCCCGGAGCATCGCAAGATTTTCGTTCAACCGCCGGAAAGACTGCGGTCCCCGTAAGGCGTCATGATTGGATTCCAGACCGTCGACGCTCACCTGAAAGTGGAGACGCTCCTGGGGAAGAGTTTGGAAAAAATCTTTTGATCCGGGCAGAAGGGACAGGTTGGTCAAGACCGCAATATGGGTATCGGGACGTTGAAGAATTTCCTGTACGCTTGAAAAAAAGGCCTCGGCCAGAAGGGGCTCGCCGCCGGTGAAGAAAAAAAGCCGGCATCCCAGCGCATAGACCTCACGAATGATCCGGTTGCAATCCTCCGGCTCAAGTTCATCCCGCTCCCGGGGGGAAGACTGAAACATGCAATGCCTGCATTCCAGATTGCAGCGGTTGGTGATATGAAGCCAGCATTCCTTGAGGCCATCCAGATTCAGGTGTCCGGAGCGGGAGAAATAGCTAGTCCCTGCCGGGCCCTCGATCCGTTTCAGCAGGTTCGAAATATCCCCGGAAATTTGCCCTTTTTCCTCAAACTCAACCAGGGCTTCATCCGCCGCCTGATTGGGTACGAACCAGTCCGGAATATCGGGACGAACATAGATCGGAATAGAGTCGTATTCAATGCGCTGCCAGTCTGTTATCTTTGTCATCATATTTCTATCCGTTCACAATCGGGGGAAATCGGCAAGAAAAAAAACCGGCGCCGATGTTGTTATAACGCGCTCAACGCGGCCCCGACCGCCCCCACGATCTGCGGATCGGAGGGGACAAAGACGGTGCTGGCCATCTCCTCTTCGAGAAGGACCCGGACGCATTCGTTCAAGGCAACGCCTCCGGCGAAAAAGATTTTCCCCGGTACGGGCACCTTTTTCAGGAGACCCACCGAGCGGCTCACGATGGCCTTGTGAATGCCCAGGGCCACCTCATTGCGCGGCACACCCTTGGCGGTCAGGGAAACCACCTCGGATTCGGCAAAGACGGTACAGGTGCTGTTGATTTTGACCGCCTTTTCGGCCGAAAGGGCCGCCTGGGCGAATTCTTCCAGAGAAAAGCCCAGGGCGGTCGCCATGACCTCCAGGAAACGGCCCGTGCCCGCGGCACACTTGTCGTTCATCTCGAACTTCCGCATATTCCCGTCGCTGTCCAGGGAAATGGCCTTCGTGTCCTGTCCGCCGATGTCCAGGATGGACGAACAATCCTGCGAAAAAAAGCGGGAGCCCACGGCAAAGGCCTTGATCTCGCTGATCACCGGGCAGTCCAGATGCCCCTTGATGAGATGGCGGCCGTATCCGGTGGCGGTGAGCGCGTCGAATACGGTATCCCCGATCAGTTCCTGTGCCGTTTCCAGGGGATTGTAAGACGTGAGCGTCTTACGGGAGAGGACGAGCTTTCCCTCTTCGAGGATGGCCAGCTTGACGGTCCGTGATCCGATGTCTATTCCGGCGATTCTCATTTGTTCTCCAACCGCTCGACAAAGGCTTCGATCCGCGTCTTGAGCTGTCCCGCGTCTTCCTGGCTGTAGTCGGTCTCCAGGCGCAGCGTCGGGATGCCCGACTTTTCCAGTTCCTTCTCGACGGGACCGCTTTCCACCATGTGAGGCTGGCAGAATTGGAGGCTGTAATGGATCACGCCTTGGGCATTCAGTTTCTTCGTCATTTCCTTCACGTAGTCCACCCGGGAGGGATTCGGCGTAAAGACGGCGCAGTCGATGCTGAAATACCGCTCCGTGAGGGCGTCGAGGAGGTCCTCCTCCGTTTCGCCCCTGAATTCCGTCAGCCAGCGCGTTCCCCGCTCACCCACGCAGGATTCCTCGCCGACGATGACCGCATTGCTCGATTCGATCAGCATGGGGAGTTTCCAGTTGGGAACGGCCATGGGACACCCGGAAACAATGACCCGCGTTGTCCCCTGCGCAAAAACGCCAATCCCTTGTTTCACGCGTTCTTCCAGCTCATCACAGAGCTGGTTGACCGAATGGGTAAAGCGAACCGGGTCGTCATAGAAAAACACCTGGTTTACCAGGAGGGCGTCCAGACCGGATATCGGCGCCGGATCGGCCGCGCGAATCGCCGCCAGCCTTTTTACCGCCATCCGCTTCGCATTGACGACTTCAATGCCCTTCTTGAGCGAGTCGGGGGTGATCTTCTTTCCGCTGACACTTTCCAGCTTCGCGGCGAACCTGCGGTATTCCTCCTTCAGTAAGGCCCGTCCCATGTCGGATTTTGTCTGGTGAAGATCGATGACGTACAGATCCGTGACCAGCGGGCCCAGGATTTCATAAGCCTTCTTCTTGCCGTCGCAGGTGTTCTCTCCCACGACCACGTCGCAGGCTTCCAGGTAGGGGCAGACCTTGCCGAACTTGAACCCGAAGGCGGACTTGATGAGCGCGCAGGTGTTTCTCGGCAGAACCTCTTCGGCGCCCTCGAAATTGAACTCCGCCCCGGCGCACAATCCCACGGATACCCCGTCCACGGCCAGGATCAGTTCTTCCGGGACGAAGACGCAGTACGAGCCGACGACGATCCTTCCCCGGGCTTTTGCCTCCATCAGCTCCTGGATGCGCAGTCCGTGCACCTCGCTCATGACAAAGTCGAAATACTTCATTCCTTCGGGACGGTCTTTCTGGGAAAGAAAGATGTCTCCATAGGCGCTGCCCAGAATGGACAGCAGCGCGTCGTGACTTTTCAGGTCAAGGCCGAGTTCCGACCACATTTTTGTATAATCCGCCATGACATATCTCCTTATCTTTATTTTCTGGTTTCCAGGCTTTCAAAGAGGGCCTCCACCCTGGTCCGGATCTGTTCGATGTCGCCGTCGGAGTAGTCCGTTTCGATCTTCAGACAGGGCAAACCGTGCCGATCCTGGATATGATTGCGAATCTTGTAGGACTCCACGTTGTAGGCGTGACAGGCATGCAGAACGACGTCGATGACGGCATCCGGTTGAAACCGGGTGATCATTTTGTCCAGCAGGTCCAGGCGGCGGCGATTCGGCGTCATGCAGGAACAGGGGATGCTCAGGGTGCTTTCCGCCACGGCCCTCAGGGGATCGCCGCTATTCTCCTCGATCCTGATGAAATAGTTCTTCATTCCGCTGCATGCCTCCAGGGCCACAATCACCCCGCCGGCTTCCTCGATGATCTGCAGGACCTTGCAGGCATCCCCTCCAACGGGACAGCCGCTGACCAGGACCCGCGGGGAAGAAAAAGTACCGAAACATTGCCCCAGGGCAATCCGCTGATCAATACTGGAGGAGATCTTTTCGATCAGGTCCTGAAATTCAACGCTGTTCGCCACATGTTCAAGGGTGATGACATTGTAGATCTCACGCCAGGAGACCGGGATCGGGCGGCAGGTCAGATAGGCGAAAAAGCGGCCCATGAGGCGGTTCTTGCGATTGGTCTCCCGGATCTCCGCCTCCAGCCGATCTGCGGCAAGGGAAGTCTGAAGGGTCTTTTCCAGAAAGTACTGAAGCTTGAGGACACTTTCTCTCCAGCGGTCCAATACCGCCGAGTCATCGGGAAGTTGCGGGAGATCCATGATGAATGTCGGCTTGAGATGGGCGATCAACTCGAACATCTTCTTCTTGCCGTCGCAGGTCGTTTCCCCGATGACGGCATCGGAAGAAGCAAAGAAAAAGCAGGAATTGGTCTGGATGAATCCGAAGCTGGATTTGATCATTGGGCAGAGGTTGGCGGGCAGGACCGCTTCCGCCGCGGGAACGGTCCGTTGCGAGGCGGCGCAGAGGGAGACGGGAACGGCGCCCATGGCCCTGATCATTTCAACCGGTGCATAGCCGCAATAGACGCCGACGACGGGATTCCCCTGCTCCCTTTTGTTCAAAACATATTCAAGGAAGCGGCGAACGGGGTCCGCAACCTGGGCATTCTCAACTAGAGGTGGGAATGTTGCCACTGCTGTCTGCATGACTTTGACTTTCCTTTTCTCTTCACAATATTCCCTTACATCTTGGCAGCAGAAATCAAATGCTTTCCAGCAGAGCCTCAACCCTTGTCCGGATCTGTTCAACGTCCCCCTCGGAATAGTCCGTTACGATTTTCAGATAGGGCAGATTGTGCTTCTCTTTCAAGTAGTTCATGATTTTGATGGCTTCGATGTTGTAGGAGTGGCAGG is a window encoding:
- a CDS encoding radical SAM protein; protein product: MMTKITDWQRIEYDSIPIYVRPDIPDWFVPNQAADEALVEFEEKGQISGDISNLLKRIEGPAGTSYFSRSGHLNLDGLKECWLHITNRCNLECRHCMFQSSPRERDELEPEDCNRIIREVYALGCRLFFFTGGEPLLAEAFFSSVQEILQRPDTHIAVLTNLSLLPGSKDFFQTLPQERLHFQVSVDGLESNHDALRGPQSFRRLNENLAMLRELGFPITLSMTVNRSNVGEMAGIIDFASSQCVSNVHFLWLFRKGNANEGFFVDPDKIFLHLKAAWERADRLGVKIDNIESIRSQVFSCPGTRYDLSNAGWQSLAIGPDGQVYPTPALVYTEGMRCGPVSEGLKEVWENSPVLKAVRNASLDTSEVYRANPFRYIIGGGDIDHSYLSSGQIAGDDPYGELYTSIAKELIVREARQYETVGYPAFKLKMGEKLGECPVEGSAVFFTHSNCVLTLPGHDIHTQVNRFYSGAAETLQEDILNPICYEESLIAHIPEEKRYRSYGCGSPVLEANIQPGESVVDLGSGTGIECFIAGRLTGPQGRVIGIDMGDAMLDVAEKTKVRVTESLSYDNIIFKKAFLESLPLDDRSVDLVISNCVLNLSPDKRRVFQEIFRVLKPGGRLIISDITCNQDIPLEIKYNEKLRGECIGGALRYLDLFGLLNDLGFSHSRIVSGYPYRTVKGYDFHSITYSAVKPAENQRPVLYDFPDFESLMKEVETEPTCACFAAPEQPSQKPVLNDAPHRSGCLLCGAELLYFDVDRSLSCFYCGRSLPANTQCVNGHFVCDSCHSADAVGIIRQVCLNSREADAVVLMQTIRSHPHFRIHGPEHHSLVPAVILTALRNSGDDISDEQILTGIQRGQTIAGGACAFLGACGAAIGVGIAFSVLTAATPYDGEKRQTVQQVTRKALGEIASYDAPRCCQRDSWLAIQAASRILEEKLGKFLKADRALACEQFPQNKECILNRCPLWPHREEDPK
- a CDS encoding acyl-CoA dehydratase activase, which encodes MRIAGIDIGSRTVKLAILEEGKLVLSRKTLTSYNPLETAQELIGDTVFDALTATGYGRHLIKGHLDCPVISEIKAFAVGSRFFSQDCSSILDIGGQDTKAISLDSDGNMRKFEMNDKCAAGTGRFLEVMATALGFSLEEFAQAALSAEKAVKINSTCTVFAESEVVSLTAKGVPRNEVALGIHKAIVSRSVGLLKKVPVPGKIFFAGGVALNECVRVLLEEEMASTVFVPSDPQIVGAVGAALSAL
- a CDS encoding double-cubane-cluster-containing anaerobic reductase; amino-acid sequence: MADYTKMWSELGLDLKSHDALLSILGSAYGDIFLSQKDRPEGMKYFDFVMSEVHGLRIQELMEAKARGRIVVGSYCVFVPEELILAVDGVSVGLCAGAEFNFEGAEEVLPRNTCALIKSAFGFKFGKVCPYLEACDVVVGENTCDGKKKAYEILGPLVTDLYVIDLHQTKSDMGRALLKEEYRRFAAKLESVSGKKITPDSLKKGIEVVNAKRMAVKRLAAIRAADPAPISGLDALLVNQVFFYDDPVRFTHSVNQLCDELEERVKQGIGVFAQGTTRVIVSGCPMAVPNWKLPMLIESSNAVIVGEESCVGERGTRWLTEFRGETEEDLLDALTERYFSIDCAVFTPNPSRVDYVKEMTKKLNAQGVIHYSLQFCQPHMVESGPVEKELEKSGIPTLRLETDYSQEDAGQLKTRIEAFVERLENK
- a CDS encoding double-cubane-cluster-containing anaerobic reductase, giving the protein MQTAVATFPPLVENAQVADPVRRFLEYVLNKREQGNPVVGVYCGYAPVEMIRAMGAVPVSLCAASQRTVPAAEAVLPANLCPMIKSSFGFIQTNSCFFFASSDAVIGETTCDGKKKMFELIAHLKPTFIMDLPQLPDDSAVLDRWRESVLKLQYFLEKTLQTSLAADRLEAEIRETNRKNRLMGRFFAYLTCRPIPVSWREIYNVITLEHVANSVEFQDLIEKISSSIDQRIALGQCFGTFSSPRVLVSGCPVGGDACKVLQIIEEAGGVIVALEACSGMKNYFIRIEENSGDPLRAVAESTLSIPCSCMTPNRRRLDLLDKMITRFQPDAVIDVVLHACHAYNVESYKIRNHIQDRHGLPCLKIETDYSDGDIEQIRTRVEALFESLETRK